A genomic stretch from Bos javanicus breed banteng chromosome 3, ARS-OSU_banteng_1.0, whole genome shotgun sequence includes:
- the TMEM275 gene encoding transmembrane protein 275, producing MPPPEKSQGPPARAPAGRAQDRLPGPASPALFCACGLCLLLAGVNVTLVGAFASFVPGHNAPLVVGPTLLVLALGFFAACCVCSRRRGRAPRSRSAGAGSSGQGGGGGRVALEMESSERTAQDTTAVQLSPAASDASSGRSSPGPGPFALDAPAPAAVYAPRADGVRLDLPRERVAP from the coding sequence ATGCCGCCCCCAGAGAAGAGCCAGGGACCCCCGGCCCGGGCGCCCGCGGGCCGCGCTCAGGACCGGCTGCCCGGCCCTGCGTCCCCGGCGCTGTTCTGCGCCTGCGGCCTGTGCTTGCTGCTGGCGGGCGTGAACGTGACGCTGGTGGGCGCCTTCGCCTCCTTCGTCCCCGGACACAACGCGCCCCTCGTCGTGGGGCCGACGCTGCTCGTGCTGGCGCTCGGCTTCTTCGCGGCCTGCTGTGTGTGTAGCCGCCGCCGCGGCCGCGCGCCCCGTTCGCGCTCGGCGGGGGCTGGGAGTTCCGGgcagggcggcggcggcgggcgcgtGGCGCTGGAGATGGAGAGCAGCGAGCGCACGGCGCAGGACACCACGGCCGTGCAGCTTAGCCCCGCCGCTTCGGACGCGTCGTCCGGCCGCTCCAGCCCGGGCCCCGGCCCCTTCGCCCTGGACGCCCCCGCGCCCGCTGCCGTTTACGCGCCGCGCGCCGACGGGGTCCGGCTCGACCTGCCCCGGGAGCGCGTGGCCCCCTAG